A stretch of Triticum aestivum cultivar Chinese Spring chromosome 1D, IWGSC CS RefSeq v2.1, whole genome shotgun sequence DNA encodes these proteins:
- the LOC123181449 gene encoding translation initiation factor IF-2, whose product MARVSRTTPNAAASSRTKEAAAPKSRTKKTPAAPRSRTKKTPPAATPPSPAPATAPANQTAPAPAQANQTAPAPAPANQTAPAPDVEVIEIFDFPTPSLSSGKRRDRKRAGATASSPLDVDEIEMWTPRQKRRFDEDCLILSADPLAANKARPVVVPAAAADEDLAVVAERGPVACRDFPHARYLCVKFPFATTPHEKHCEQCYCFVCDVAAPCTTWRGHAMYGHCHASDQDKIWKTMRGAKKANPCKTY is encoded by the exons ATGGCGAGGGTCAGCCGGACGACGCCCAACGCCGCGGCATCGTCGCGGACCAAGGAGGCGGCGGCGCCCAAGTCGCGGACCAAGAAGACCCCTGCCGCGCCCCGGTCGCGGACGAAGAAGACCCCCCCGGCCGCCacgccgccctctccggcgccGGCGACTGCGCCGGCGAATCAGACGGCACCTGCGCCGGCACAGGCGAATCAGACGGcacctgcgccggcgccggcgaatCAGACGGCACCGGCGCCGGACGTGGAGGTGATCGAAATCTTCGATTTCCCCACCCCATCGTTGAGCTCCGGCAAGAGGAGGGATCGGAAGAGGGCGGGGGCAACCGCCTCCTCGCCGCTCGACGTCGACGAGATCGAGATGTGGACGCCGCGGCAGAAGCGCCGATTCGACGAGGACTGCCTCATCCTCTCCGCCGACCCCCTGGCCGCCAACAAGGCCCGACCCGtcgtcgtccccgccgccgccgccgacgaagaCTTGGCGGTTGTCGCCGAGCGCGGCCCG GTGGCCTGCAGAGATTTTCCGCACGCGAGGTATCTCTGCGTCAAGTTCCCCTTCGCCACCACCCCTCACGAGAAGCACTGCGAGCAG TGCTACTGCTTTGTGTGCGACGTTGCTGCTCCGTGCACAACTTGGAGAGGACATGCCATGTATGGGCATTGCCATGCTTCAGACCAGGACAAGATTTGGAAAACCATGAGAGGAGCGAAGAAGGCGAACCCGTGCAAGACCTACTGA